One window of Quercus robur chromosome 5, dhQueRobu3.1, whole genome shotgun sequence genomic DNA carries:
- the LOC126727309 gene encoding U-box domain-containing protein 8 gives MAANHQFPDDFKCPISLEIMSDPVILSSGHTFDRASIQRWLDAGHRTCPITKLPLPENPSLIPNHALRSLISNYALVSPPKPRPYPEPQTLIFKLTSVSSSLDSKLNSLDQLTKLSKRDSAFRRKITESGAVSAVLNCIDSSENPILQEKSLSLLLNLSLDDDNKVGLVAEGAIGRVVESLQTGSADSRAVAATILTSLAVVEVNKATIGAYPYAIRALVALLREGKVRERKEAATALYALCSYPDNRRRAAQCGAVPILVGIADSGLERAIEVLGLLGKSKEGREAMERVNGLVRVLVRVLKNGSARGVDYALLTLSSLCCYSEEMCVEARREGVLEICLGLVEVENEKINRKASSLVEVLRGNHS, from the coding sequence atggctGCTAATCATCAGTTTCCGGACGATTTCAAGTGCCCGATTTCGCTCGAAATAATGTCCGACCCGGTTATCCTCTCATCGGGTCACACCTTCGATCGCGCCTCGATCCAACGGTGGTTAGACGCCGGTCACCGCACTTGTCCAATTACCAAACTACCCCTCCCGGAAAACCCTTCTCTCATCCCCAACCACGCTCTCCGCAGCCTCATTTCCAATTATGCCCTCGTGTCCCCGCCGAAACCACGGCCTTACCCCGAGCCCCAAACCTTAATCTTCAAGCTCACCTCGGTTTCTTCGTCTCTTGACTCGAAGCTCAACTCGCTCGACCAGCTCACTAAGCTGTCAAAGCGTGACTCGGCGTTTCGCCGAAAAATCACCGAGTCGGGCGCCGTATCGGCCGTTTTGAACTGTATCGACTCATCCGAAAACCCGATTTTGCAGGAGAAATCGCTCTCTCTGCTGCTCAATCTCAGCCTCGACGACGATAACAAAGTGGGTCTCGTCGCGGAGGGCGCGATCGGCAGAGTCGTCGAGTCTTTGCAAACCGGTTCGGCCGATTCGCGCGCCGTGGCGGCGACGATTTTGACGAGCTTGGCGGTCGTGGAGGTGAATAAAGCGACGATCGGCGCGTACCCGTACGCGATACGCGCGTTGGTGGCGCTTCTGCGCGAGGGCAAAGTGCGCGAGAGGAAAGAGGCGGCGACTGCGCTGTACGCGCTCTGCTCGTACCCCGATAATCGGCGCCGCGCGGCGCAATGCGGGGCTGTGCCGATTCTCGTGGGAATTGCCGATTCTGGGCTCGAGAGGGCAATTGAGGTATTGGGTCTTTTGGGAAAAAGCAAAGAAGGGAGAGAGGCAATGGAAAGAGTTAATGGGTTGGTGAGGGTTTTAGTGAGGGTTTTGAAGAATGGGAGCGCAAGAGGGGTGGATTACGCATTGTTAACATTGAGTTCTTTGTGTTGTTATAGCGAAGAAATGTGTGTGGAGGCAAGGAGAGAAGGGGTTTTGGAGATTTGTTTGGGCTTGGTGGAGGTTGAGAATGAGAAGATTAATCGAAAAGCTTCGAGTTTGGTTGAGGTTTTGCGTGGAAATCACTCTTAG